One uncultured Alphaproteobacteria bacterium genomic region harbors:
- a CDS encoding hypothetical protein (Evidence 5 : No homology to any previously reported sequences), with protein sequence MDEKLEDKSNISLTDLFDVGQLQRVQNAFSDATKVASVITNPDGTPVTAPYRFCRLCKDVIRKTKKGRANCFYSDAVIGKQNPGGPIVQTCLSGGIWDAGASISVGGRHIGNFLMGQVKNELIAEDELIGYAREIGADEADFAQALQEVPRMSLDEFRDIAQLGFVIANELSNQAHQSLRQKRDIVALRKVEGALKESSERLQLLLDLNNAIVSNLEINALVKLIPARVRAVMQCDSVYLSMPDEGGRNFVVRGLDFPGSKGYLREGAVLEMFGSEAGRAFAEGTARRCGTEIKGQNPNVRRIIFGEGFRSECLIPVTAGEEKLGVLHLSDTRPDRFSLHDVGFLAQVAGQIAIALGNALKYQKLSDTRQRLADENSYLTREIQSGDRFKEIVGDSPELRKVLAHVSTVADTDMTVMINSETGTGKELIARTIHQLSARRDRMFVKLNCVAIPAGLLESELFGHEKGAFTGAHERKIGRFEVADGGTLFLDEIGDFPIELQPKLLRVLQEQEFERVGGTRPIRVNVRVISATNRNLEQMMREGQFRADLYYRLNVFPIHVPPLRQRQGDIPQLVEYFVGHYARKMNRPIRRIPPAVMEAMVRYEWPGNVRELQNLVQRAVILSPGDELVSPFAALRELEAMLPQPPPEERLVDVERSHILQVLKESGGILGGENGAAARLGIPRTTLIYKMRRLSIPRGIGGS encoded by the coding sequence GTGGATGAGAAACTCGAAGACAAATCAAACATCTCGCTGACCGATCTTTTCGACGTCGGACAACTTCAGAGAGTCCAGAACGCGTTTTCGGATGCCACCAAGGTGGCCTCGGTCATTACCAATCCGGACGGTACCCCGGTGACGGCGCCGTACCGTTTCTGCCGTCTGTGCAAGGACGTGATCCGCAAGACGAAGAAGGGGCGGGCCAACTGCTTCTATTCCGATGCGGTGATCGGCAAGCAGAACCCCGGCGGCCCGATCGTCCAGACCTGCCTGTCGGGCGGAATCTGGGACGCGGGGGCGAGCATCAGCGTCGGCGGCCGCCACATCGGCAACTTCCTGATGGGGCAGGTCAAGAACGAGCTGATCGCGGAGGACGAACTGATCGGCTACGCCCGCGAGATCGGCGCCGACGAGGCCGACTTCGCGCAGGCGCTGCAGGAAGTGCCGAGGATGTCGCTGGACGAGTTCCGCGACATCGCGCAGCTCGGCTTCGTGATCGCCAACGAACTGTCCAACCAGGCGCATCAGAGCCTGCGGCAGAAGCGCGACATCGTCGCGCTGCGAAAGGTCGAGGGCGCGCTCAAGGAAAGCTCGGAGCGGCTCCAGCTCCTGCTCGACCTCAACAACGCGATCGTCTCCAACCTCGAGATCAACGCCCTGGTCAAGCTCATCCCCGCGCGGGTGCGGGCGGTGATGCAGTGCGATTCGGTCTACCTCTCGATGCCCGACGAGGGCGGCCGCAACTTCGTCGTCCGCGGCCTCGATTTCCCGGGGTCGAAGGGCTACCTGCGCGAGGGCGCGGTGCTGGAGATGTTCGGCTCGGAGGCGGGGCGCGCCTTCGCCGAGGGCACCGCACGGCGCTGCGGCACCGAAATCAAGGGTCAGAACCCCAACGTCCGCCGGATCATCTTCGGCGAGGGATTCCGCTCCGAATGCCTGATTCCGGTCACCGCCGGGGAGGAGAAGCTCGGGGTGCTGCACCTGTCCGACACCCGGCCCGACCGCTTCAGCCTGCACGACGTGGGTTTTCTCGCCCAGGTCGCCGGGCAGATCGCGATCGCGCTCGGCAATGCGCTGAAGTATCAGAAACTTTCCGATACCCGCCAGCGCCTCGCCGACGAGAATTCCTACCTCACCCGCGAGATCCAATCGGGCGACCGGTTCAAGGAGATCGTCGGCGACAGCCCCGAGCTCCGCAAGGTGCTCGCCCACGTCTCCACCGTCGCCGACACCGACATGACGGTGATGATCAATTCCGAAACCGGCACCGGCAAGGAACTGATCGCCCGCACCATCCACCAACTGTCGGCGCGCCGCGACCGCATGTTCGTGAAGCTCAACTGCGTCGCGATTCCCGCCGGATTGCTGGAAAGCGAGCTGTTCGGCCACGAGAAGGGGGCGTTCACCGGCGCGCACGAACGCAAGATCGGGCGCTTCGAGGTTGCCGACGGGGGCACCCTGTTCCTCGACGAGATCGGCGACTTTCCGATCGAACTCCAGCCCAAGCTCCTGCGCGTGCTGCAGGAGCAGGAGTTCGAGCGGGTGGGCGGCACCCGGCCGATCCGCGTCAACGTGCGGGTGATTTCGGCCACCAACCGCAACCTCGAACAGATGATGCGCGAGGGGCAGTTCCGCGCCGATCTCTATTACCGCCTCAACGTCTTCCCGATCCACGTGCCGCCGCTCCGCCAGCGTCAGGGCGACATCCCTCAGCTCGTCGAGTATTTCGTTGGCCATTATGCGCGCAAGATGAACCGGCCGATCCGCCGCATCCCGCCCGCGGTAATGGAGGCGATGGTGCGTTACGAGTGGCCGGGCAACGTCCGTGAGCTTCAGAATCTGGTGCAGCGGGCGGTGATCCTCTCCCCCGGCGACGAACTGGTGTCGCCGTTCGCGGCGCTGCGGGAGCTGGAGGCGATGCTGCCGCAGCCGCCGCCGGAGGAACGGCTCGTCGACGTCGAGCGCAGCCACATCCTTCAGGTGCTGAAGGAATCCGGCGGCATTCTCGGCGGCGAGAACGGTGCGGCGGCCCGCCTCGGCATTCCGCGCACGACGCTGATCTACAAGATGCGCCGGCTCAGCATTCCGCGCGGCATCGGCGGATCCTGA
- the cchA gene encoding putative carboxysome-like ethanolaminosome structural protein, ethanolamine utilization protein (Evidence 3 : Function proposed based on presence of conserved amino acid motif, structural feature or limited homology; PubMedId : 10464203, 16291677; Product type ps : putative structure): MTKESLGMVETRGLVASIEAADAMVKAANVVLVGQEKIGAGLVTAMVRGDVGAVKAATDAGAAAASKVGEVVSVHVIPRPHADVEKILPQG, translated from the coding sequence ATGACGAAAGAGTCCTTGGGGATGGTCGAGACCCGCGGCCTGGTCGCGAGCATCGAAGCCGCCGACGCGATGGTGAAGGCGGCGAACGTCGTCCTCGTCGGTCAGGAGAAGATCGGCGCGGGCCTGGTCACCGCGATGGTTCGGGGCGACGTGGGCGCGGTCAAAGCCGCCACCGACGCCGGCGCCGCCGCCGCGAGCAAGGTCGGCGAAGTGGTGTCGGTGCACGTGATTCCGCGTCCGCACGCCGACGTCGAGAAGATTCTGCCGCAGGGCTGA
- the pduB gene encoding Propanediol utilization protein PduB — MSDQMVDKVLQEVMKRVGATASAPPANPASAFAAASADLAQLTEFIGIGPGDTQGIVIANLDPQVHEFLGFDPKFRSIGVIGGRTGAGPQLMAADEAIKATNTEIIMIEMPRDTKGGAGHGNLIVFGAEDVSDARRAVEVTLQVLPKYFGDVYGNDQGYTENQYSARASKVLATAFGVPEGKAFGLILGAPAVVGMLMVDAAVKAADVEVLGVGTPKKNTSFSNEVFIWVTGDSGAVRQAVIAGREVGNKLLCAWGQEPKSAGTPYI; from the coding sequence ATGTCAGACCAGATGGTGGACAAGGTACTGCAGGAAGTGATGAAGAGGGTCGGCGCGACCGCCTCTGCGCCGCCGGCCAATCCGGCGTCGGCGTTCGCCGCCGCCTCCGCCGATCTCGCCCAGCTCACCGAGTTCATCGGTATCGGCCCGGGCGACACCCAGGGCATCGTGATCGCCAATCTCGATCCGCAGGTGCATGAGTTCCTCGGCTTCGATCCCAAGTTCCGTTCGATCGGCGTGATCGGCGGGCGCACCGGGGCCGGGCCGCAGCTGATGGCCGCCGACGAGGCGATCAAGGCCACCAATACCGAGATCATCATGATCGAGATGCCGCGCGACACCAAGGGCGGCGCGGGCCACGGCAACCTCATCGTGTTCGGCGCGGAAGACGTCTCCGACGCGCGCCGCGCCGTCGAGGTGACGCTGCAGGTCCTGCCGAAGTATTTCGGCGACGTCTACGGCAACGACCAGGGCTACACCGAGAACCAGTACTCGGCGCGTGCGAGCAAGGTTCTCGCCACCGCGTTCGGCGTGCCGGAAGGCAAGGCCTTCGGCCTCATTCTCGGCGCGCCGGCGGTGGTCGGCATGCTGATGGTCGACGCCGCGGTCAAGGCGGCGGACGTCGAGGTGCTGGGCGTCGGCACGCCGAAGAAGAACACCTCCTTCTCCAACGAAGTGTTCATCTGGGTCACCGGCGATTCCGGCGCGGTGCGGCAGGCGGTGATCGCCGGGCGCGAGGTCGGCAACAAGCTGCTGTGCGCCTGGGGTCAGGAGCCCAAGTCGGCGGGCACCCCGTACATCTGA
- the dhaB gene encoding Glycerol dehydratase large subunit — protein sequence MAKRQKRFEVLAERPINKDGFIKEWVDVGLVAMESPNDPKPSIRIEGGVVVELDGKRREDFDMIDFAIADYCIDKRVAEEAMAIDSLKFARMLVDINVPRKDLVRLSVGMTPAKLVAVLRELNVVELMMAMQKMRSRKPPMNQAHVTNVKDCAPLLAADAAEAGYRGFAEIETTVGIARYAPMNALALLVGGQVGRPGTLSQCAVEEAAELNMGMRGFTAYAETVSVYGTEQVFIDGDDTPWSKFFLASAYASRGLKMRYTSGTGSEVLMGYAERKSMLYLEIRCIMVTKGAGVQGLQNGSISCIGVPGAVPAGIRAVLAENLATVLLDLEVASGNDQTFTHSIERNTARMLMQFLPGTDFIFSGYAAEPNYDNMFAGSTHDVDDYDDYLVLQRDLQVDGGLKPVTEEGVIAVRNKAARALQAVFEELGLPAITDDEVERATYAHGSKEMGDRNVNEDLRAIDDFMKRGTTGLDVVRALAKRGFPDVAASVLEMQKAKVAGDYLQTSAVFDENFNVISAINHPNDYEGPGTGYRLTGERWEMLKNIPRAIDASQI from the coding sequence ATGGCAAAACGGCAGAAGAGATTTGAGGTTCTGGCGGAGCGTCCGATCAACAAGGACGGCTTCATCAAGGAGTGGGTGGACGTCGGCCTGGTGGCGATGGAAAGCCCGAACGATCCCAAGCCCTCGATCCGGATCGAAGGCGGCGTCGTCGTCGAACTCGACGGCAAGCGCCGCGAGGACTTCGACATGATCGACTTCGCGATCGCCGACTACTGCATCGACAAGCGGGTCGCCGAGGAGGCGATGGCGATCGACAGCCTGAAGTTCGCGCGGATGCTCGTCGACATCAACGTGCCGCGCAAGGATCTGGTCCGGCTTTCCGTCGGCATGACCCCGGCGAAGCTGGTCGCGGTGCTGCGCGAGCTCAACGTCGTCGAGCTGATGATGGCGATGCAGAAGATGCGTTCGCGCAAGCCGCCGATGAACCAGGCGCACGTGACGAACGTCAAGGACTGCGCGCCGCTTCTCGCCGCCGACGCGGCCGAGGCGGGCTATCGCGGCTTCGCCGAGATCGAGACCACCGTCGGCATCGCCCGCTACGCGCCGATGAACGCGCTCGCGCTCCTCGTCGGCGGTCAGGTCGGGCGGCCCGGCACCCTCTCGCAGTGCGCGGTGGAGGAGGCGGCCGAGCTCAATATGGGCATGCGCGGCTTCACCGCCTATGCCGAGACCGTCTCCGTCTACGGCACCGAACAGGTGTTCATCGACGGCGACGACACCCCGTGGTCGAAGTTCTTCCTCGCCTCGGCCTACGCTTCCCGCGGCCTCAAGATGCGCTACACCTCGGGCACGGGCTCGGAGGTTCTGATGGGCTATGCCGAGCGCAAGTCCATGCTCTACCTCGAGATCCGCTGCATCATGGTGACCAAGGGCGCGGGCGTGCAGGGGCTGCAGAACGGCTCGATCAGCTGCATCGGCGTGCCCGGCGCGGTTCCCGCGGGCATCCGCGCGGTCCTCGCCGAGAACCTCGCCACCGTGCTGCTGGACCTCGAAGTGGCCTCCGGCAACGATCAGACCTTCACCCACTCGATCGAGCGCAACACCGCCCGGATGCTGATGCAGTTCCTCCCCGGAACCGACTTCATCTTCTCGGGCTACGCCGCCGAACCGAACTACGACAACATGTTCGCCGGTTCGACGCACGACGTCGACGACTACGACGACTACCTCGTCCTGCAGCGCGACCTGCAGGTCGACGGCGGCCTGAAGCCGGTCACCGAGGAAGGCGTGATCGCGGTGCGCAACAAGGCCGCGCGTGCGCTTCAGGCGGTGTTCGAGGAACTCGGCCTGCCGGCGATCACCGACGACGAGGTGGAGCGGGCGACCTACGCGCACGGCTCCAAGGAGATGGGCGACCGCAACGTCAACGAGGACCTTCGGGCGATCGACGACTTCATGAAGCGCGGCACCACCGGCCTCGACGTCGTGCGGGCGCTGGCGAAGCGGGGCTTCCCCGACGTCGCGGCGTCGGTTCTCGAAATGCAGAAGGCCAAGGTGGCGGGCGACTACCTGCAAACCTCCGCGGTCTTCGACGAGAACTTCAACGTCATCAGCGCGATCAACCACCCCAACGACTACGAGGGCCCGGGCACCGGCTACCGCCTCACCGGCGAACGCTGGGAGATGCTGAAGAACATCCCGCGCGCCATCGACGCCTCGCAGATCTAG
- the pduD gene encoding Propanediol dehydratase medium subunit has product MQVTEDLVRQVILDVLGAMGESAKPANGVKPADGTPLNFRELGVAKTGTDRNEVVVGVPPAFGVAMTSTIIGIPHADVLKEVFAGIEEEGLKPRLVRVVRSADVGAIAHDAAVLSGSGIGIGMLCRGTSVIHQRDLQILQNLELFPQSPLVDRAVFRAIGRNAARYAKGEQPDPVPTRNDPMARPRYQGLAALLHNKETQHVKLGAPAIELAL; this is encoded by the coding sequence ATGCAAGTTACCGAAGACCTGGTGCGGCAGGTGATCCTCGACGTTCTCGGGGCGATGGGCGAAAGCGCCAAGCCGGCCAACGGCGTCAAGCCGGCCGACGGGACGCCGCTCAACTTCCGCGAACTCGGCGTCGCCAAGACCGGCACCGACCGCAACGAGGTCGTGGTCGGCGTGCCGCCCGCGTTCGGCGTCGCGATGACCTCGACGATCATCGGCATCCCGCATGCCGACGTGCTGAAGGAGGTGTTCGCCGGGATCGAGGAGGAGGGGCTGAAGCCGCGTCTCGTGCGCGTCGTCCGCTCCGCCGACGTCGGCGCGATCGCGCACGACGCCGCGGTCCTCTCCGGCTCCGGCATCGGCATCGGCATGCTCTGCCGCGGCACCTCGGTGATCCACCAGCGGGATCTGCAGATTCTTCAGAATCTGGAGCTGTTCCCGCAGTCGCCGCTGGTCGACCGGGCGGTGTTCCGCGCCATCGGCCGCAACGCCGCGCGTTACGCCAAGGGCGAGCAGCCCGACCCGGTGCCGACCCGCAACGACCCGATGGCGCGCCCGCGCTACCAGGGCCTCGCGGCGCTTCTCCACAACAAGGAGACGCAGCACGTCAAACTCGGCGCCCCGGCGATCGAGCTCGCGCTCTAG
- the pduE gene encoding Propanediol dehydratase small subunit, which produces MTMQNDISPDVIEAAVKRVLSTLNGNGAAPAASAPMASGGKLDAKTDYPLAKKRPDLVKSATGLPIDEITVDKVVAGKLSFDDIRIRPETLEYQAQIAESGGRPHVSSNLRRAAELTRIPDTRVLEMYVALRPYRSTKAELLAMADELESKYQAKICAKFVREAAQVYEKRGRLKEA; this is translated from the coding sequence ATGACGATGCAGAACGACATCTCTCCCGATGTCATCGAGGCCGCGGTCAAGCGCGTGCTCTCGACCCTCAACGGCAACGGCGCGGCACCTGCGGCGTCGGCGCCGATGGCGAGCGGCGGCAAGCTCGACGCCAAAACCGACTACCCGCTCGCGAAGAAGCGCCCCGACCTGGTGAAGTCGGCGACCGGTCTGCCGATCGACGAGATCACCGTCGACAAGGTGGTCGCGGGCAAGCTCAGCTTCGACGACATCCGCATCCGCCCCGAGACCCTCGAGTATCAGGCGCAGATCGCGGAAAGCGGCGGACGCCCGCATGTTTCCTCCAACCTCCGGCGCGCCGCCGAACTCACCCGCATTCCGGATACCCGGGTGCTGGAGATGTACGTGGCGCTCCGACCCTACCGCTCCACCAAGGCCGAGCTGTTGGCGATGGCCGACGAGCTCGAGAGCAAATACCAGGCGAAGATCTGCGCCAAGTTCGTCCGTGAGGCGGCGCAGGTCTACGAAAAGCGCGGCCGTCTCAAGGAAGCCTGA
- the ddrA gene encoding Diol dehydratase-reactivating factor alpha subunit, translating to MITVAGVDVGNNTTEVAIARIRGRGDVEFLSSAMVRTVGIKGTVRNAVGIIDAIDRALAPTGVARKDLHVVLLNEATPVIGDIAMETITETVITESAMIGHNPATPGGQGLEHGRTVAISALDGETPSGGPFIVVIPGEVAFDDAARIINAAHERGVPVVGAIVQKDDGVLINNRLKRPMPIVDEVRHIDRVPLGMPAALEVALPGRTIERLSNPYDIATLFGLDPEETKRSVPLARALMGTRSAVVIKTPAGDIEERRIPAGKIILLGHGGRRVEVPVDEGADRIMETVQSVYPLEEVQAEAGTNVGGMFEQVRQVMADLTEQPVTSVKVQDILAVDTFKPQQILGSLAGEYALGNAVGLAAMVSTQKLPMMRLARKLEEEIGVPVRVGGVEADMAIRGAMTTPGTRAPMAIVDVGGGSTDASVINEALEIRSTHQAGAGDMCTLLIATELGLDDMDLAEAVKKYPLAKVESLFHMRHENGSVQFFHEPLDPRLYGRIVVLSPEGWTPVETKELMGKIVSVRQGAKRKVFVRNALRALERVAPAQNVRLIHFVVLVGGSGLDFEIPKMISDALLDYGVVTGRANVRGSEGPRNAVATGLVLAFAQQWEGEGR from the coding sequence ATGATTACGGTGGCCGGCGTGGACGTTGGCAACAACACGACCGAGGTGGCGATTGCGCGCATCCGCGGGCGTGGCGACGTGGAGTTCCTGTCGAGCGCGATGGTGCGCACGGTCGGGATCAAGGGAACGGTGCGGAATGCCGTCGGCATCATCGACGCCATCGACCGCGCCCTCGCTCCGACCGGCGTCGCGCGCAAGGACCTGCACGTGGTGCTGCTCAACGAAGCCACGCCGGTGATCGGCGACATCGCGATGGAGACGATCACCGAGACGGTGATCACCGAAAGCGCGATGATCGGCCACAATCCCGCCACGCCCGGCGGGCAGGGGCTGGAGCACGGCCGCACCGTCGCGATTTCCGCGCTCGACGGCGAAACGCCGTCGGGCGGACCCTTCATCGTCGTGATCCCCGGCGAGGTCGCGTTCGACGACGCGGCGCGGATCATCAACGCCGCCCACGAACGCGGCGTGCCGGTGGTCGGCGCGATCGTGCAGAAGGACGACGGCGTTCTCATCAACAACCGCCTCAAGCGACCGATGCCGATCGTCGACGAGGTGCGGCACATCGACCGCGTGCCGCTCGGCATGCCCGCGGCGCTCGAGGTCGCGCTGCCCGGCCGCACCATCGAACGGCTTTCCAATCCCTACGACATCGCCACCCTGTTCGGCCTCGATCCCGAGGAGACCAAGCGCAGCGTGCCGCTCGCCCGCGCGCTGATGGGCACGCGCAGCGCGGTGGTGATCAAGACCCCGGCGGGCGACATCGAGGAACGCCGCATCCCGGCGGGCAAGATCATCCTCCTCGGCCACGGCGGCCGCCGCGTCGAGGTGCCGGTGGACGAGGGCGCCGACCGGATCATGGAGACGGTGCAGAGCGTCTATCCGCTCGAAGAGGTGCAGGCCGAGGCGGGCACCAACGTCGGCGGCATGTTCGAACAGGTGCGCCAAGTGATGGCGGACCTGACCGAGCAGCCGGTGACCTCGGTCAAGGTGCAGGACATCCTCGCGGTCGACACCTTCAAGCCGCAGCAGATCCTCGGCAGCCTCGCGGGCGAATACGCGCTCGGCAACGCGGTCGGCCTCGCGGCGATGGTGAGCACCCAGAAGCTGCCGATGATGCGCCTCGCGCGCAAGCTCGAGGAAGAGATCGGCGTGCCGGTGCGGGTCGGCGGCGTCGAGGCGGACATGGCGATCCGCGGCGCGATGACCACCCCCGGCACCCGCGCGCCGATGGCGATCGTCGACGTCGGCGGCGGCTCCACCGACGCGTCGGTGATCAACGAGGCGCTGGAGATCAGGAGCACCCATCAGGCGGGCGCGGGCGACATGTGCACCCTGCTGATCGCTACCGAGCTCGGCCTCGACGACATGGATCTCGCCGAGGCGGTGAAGAAGTATCCGCTCGCCAAGGTCGAATCGCTGTTCCACATGCGCCACGAGAACGGCTCGGTGCAGTTCTTCCACGAGCCCCTCGATCCGCGCCTCTACGGCCGTATCGTCGTGCTCTCGCCCGAGGGCTGGACGCCGGTGGAAACCAAGGAGCTGATGGGGAAGATCGTTTCGGTGCGCCAGGGGGCGAAACGCAAGGTGTTCGTCCGCAACGCCCTGCGCGCGCTCGAACGGGTCGCTCCGGCGCAGAACGTCCGCCTCATCCACTTCGTCGTGCTGGTCGGCGGCTCGGGGTTGGACTTCGAGATCCCGAAGATGATTTCCGACGCGCTCCTCGATTACGGCGTGGTCACCGGGCGCGCCAACGTGCGCGGCTCCGAAGGCCCGCGCAACGCGGTGGCGACCGGGCTGGTGCTGGCGTTCGCGCAGCAGTGGGAGGGAGAGGGCCGATGA
- a CDS encoding conserved hypothetical protein (Evidence 4 : Homologs of previously reported genes of unknown function), giving the protein MSELSQQIVERRPAVEIVAFRAPREWLDPLLWGIEEEEIPAEVVDAETGGAARLAHDAAHVSALNVGIALDGEAGEIALHHRDLAGRPPLFALARADVDREALMRLGKNAARLVKGDPLIFADDRPPEPRRAPEPRPPAPRNDERELIERIAGLVLDQLARTAR; this is encoded by the coding sequence ATGAGCGAGCTGTCGCAGCAGATCGTCGAACGGCGTCCGGCGGTCGAGATCGTCGCCTTCCGCGCGCCCCGCGAGTGGCTCGATCCGCTGCTGTGGGGGATCGAGGAGGAGGAGATTCCCGCCGAGGTGGTCGACGCGGAAACCGGCGGCGCGGCACGGCTCGCCCACGACGCCGCGCACGTCTCGGCGCTCAACGTCGGCATCGCGCTCGACGGCGAGGCGGGCGAGATCGCGCTGCATCATCGCGACCTCGCCGGGCGGCCGCCGCTGTTCGCGCTCGCGCGCGCCGACGTCGACCGCGAGGCGCTGATGCGCCTCGGCAAGAACGCCGCGCGGCTGGTCAAGGGCGATCCGCTGATCTTCGCCGACGACCGGCCGCCGGAGCCGCGCCGCGCGCCGGAGCCGCGCCCGCCCGCGCCCCGCAACGACGAACGCGAACTGATCGAACGCATCGCCGGTCTGGTCCTCGACCAGCTGGCCAGAACCGCGAGATAG
- a CDS encoding conserved hypothetical protein (Evidence 4 : Homologs of previously reported genes of unknown function), which translates to MEIRSLGLIETWGKVAAVEAADAGAKAANVEVLGIATAKAGLITVGFSGDVGAVRAAVAAAESAARKVGKVVSTHVIARPDRQLQAIAAKIGFGAGRADPEPKPVPVPAPEPTPQPEPEPVPAPEPEPAPPAADPLPEPAPPEAPPPSPVETAMPTPGPDVPTPMASEPEAPPATLPEPKPAPKPKAPAPRPKSGGRPRRK; encoded by the coding sequence ATGGAAATCCGCAGCCTCGGACTGATCGAAACATGGGGCAAGGTTGCCGCCGTCGAGGCCGCCGACGCGGGCGCGAAGGCCGCCAACGTCGAGGTGCTCGGGATCGCCACGGCGAAGGCCGGGCTGATCACCGTGGGGTTCTCGGGCGACGTCGGCGCGGTGCGCGCCGCGGTCGCCGCCGCCGAGAGCGCCGCGCGCAAGGTCGGCAAGGTGGTGTCCACCCACGTGATCGCACGGCCGGATCGCCAGTTGCAGGCGATCGCCGCGAAAATCGGCTTCGGTGCGGGGCGGGCTGACCCCGAACCCAAACCCGTGCCCGTCCCCGCGCCGGAGCCGACCCCGCAACCCGAGCCGGAACCGGTTCCCGCGCCGGAGCCCGAACCGGCCCCGCCCGCGGCCGATCCGCTTCCCGAGCCTGCGCCGCCGGAGGCGCCGCCGCCTTCACCCGTCGAGACGGCGATGCCCACACCCGGGCCGGACGTGCCCACCCCCATGGCGTCCGAGCCCGAAGCGCCCCCGGCGACGCTTCCCGAACCCAAGCCCGCACCGAAGCCGAAGGCGCCCGCGCCGCGGCCGAAGTCGGGCGGCCGCCCCCGCCGCAAGTGA
- a CDS encoding BMC domain protein: MVELRAFCYLDRLQPQFAAYLGTNMRGYLPVVGMAAQFIEIAPGLMINRVADAALKSAFVQPGLLVVERVVGVLEFHSRNQADVQHAGGAVLKTLGVKEEDRIKPRILSSETIHKVNDYHAQVVNVNRLASLLIAGQDMYVMEVEPAAYIALAANEAEKNARVTLVDVRVFGAVGRLYLSGKESDVERARGAAEAAIRAVVGREKEK, from the coding sequence GTGGTCGAACTTCGAGCCTTTTGCTACCTGGACCGCCTGCAGCCCCAGTTCGCGGCGTACCTCGGGACCAACATGCGCGGATACCTGCCGGTGGTCGGCATGGCGGCGCAGTTCATCGAGATCGCGCCCGGTCTGATGATCAACCGCGTCGCCGACGCGGCGCTGAAGTCGGCGTTCGTGCAACCGGGTCTGCTGGTGGTCGAGCGCGTCGTCGGCGTGCTGGAGTTCCACTCGCGCAACCAGGCCGACGTCCAGCACGCCGGCGGCGCGGTGCTGAAGACTCTCGGGGTCAAGGAGGAGGACCGCATCAAGCCGAGGATCCTGTCCTCGGAGACGATCCACAAGGTCAACGACTACCACGCCCAGGTGGTGAACGTGAACCGCCTCGCCTCGCTGCTGATCGCCGGGCAGGACATGTACGTGATGGAGGTGGAACCCGCCGCCTACATCGCGCTCGCCGCCAACGAGGCGGAGAAGAACGCCCGCGTCACCCTGGTGGACGTGCGGGTCTTCGGCGCGGTCGGCCGCCTTTACCTGTCGGGCAAGGAATCCGACGTCGAGCGCGCCCGCGGCGCCGCCGAGGCGGCGATCCGCGCGGTGGTCGGCCGCGAAAAGGAGAAGTGA